Proteins encoded in a region of the Mesoflavibacter profundi genome:
- a CDS encoding cbb3-type cytochrome c oxidase N-terminal domain-containing protein, which translates to MRNLIPSYVRVPVIFFTIFGLIEYFVDSGDKPAFLEHPIIMLFLILVLFILIAIEGIVGSIENILFQSLDQTAKDKYLASKAKTPQFKALSNIYEKLKGKQKPIEEEHEIILDHNYDGIKELDNNLPPWWLWSFYISIVFAAIYLVRFHVIGTADLAAEELEKEYAQAKIEIEEYKKTAKNLVDVNTVTLLTDAADLKAGQTIFNANCIACHMADGGGGIGPNLTDKHWILGGGIKNVFHTISEGGRSGKGMISWKNDLKPIEMAQVASYVLSLQGTTPANPKEAEGDLWQPEGTEDQNSNDTKTENESIEVENTVTVID; encoded by the coding sequence ATGAGAAATTTAATCCCTTCATATGTAAGAGTACCAGTTATATTCTTTACCATATTTGGTTTAATCGAATATTTTGTAGACTCTGGTGATAAACCTGCTTTTTTAGAGCATCCAATAATTATGCTGTTTCTAATATTAGTACTTTTTATACTAATTGCAATAGAAGGTATAGTTGGATCTATCGAAAATATTTTATTTCAAAGTTTAGATCAAACAGCAAAAGATAAGTATTTGGCTAGCAAAGCAAAAACACCTCAATTTAAAGCCTTATCTAATATTTACGAAAAATTAAAAGGTAAACAAAAACCAATAGAAGAAGAGCATGAGATTATTCTAGATCACAATTACGATGGTATTAAAGAGCTGGATAACAATTTACCACCTTGGTGGTTATGGTCATTCTATATTTCGATTGTATTTGCAGCAATTTATTTAGTAAGATTCCATGTTATTGGTACTGCAGATCTTGCAGCAGAAGAATTAGAAAAAGAATATGCTCAAGCTAAAATTGAAATAGAAGAATACAAAAAAACAGCTAAAAACTTAGTAGATGTTAATACGGTAACTTTATTAACTGATGCAGCCGATTTAAAAGCTGGTCAAACCATTTTTAATGCTAACTGTATTGCATGTCATATGGCAGATGGTGGCGGAGGAATTGGACCAAACTTAACAGATAAACATTGGATTTTAGGTGGCGGAATTAAAAACGTTTTTCATACCATATCTGAAGGTGGACGATCAGGAAAAGGAATGATTTCTTGGAAAAACGATTTAAAACCTATAGAAATGGCTCAAGTTGCTAGTTATGTGCTGTCTTTACAAGGGACAACACCTGCTAATCCTAAAGAAGCCGAAGGCGATTTATGGCAACCAGAAGGTACAGAAGATCAAAATTCTAATGATACCAAAACTGAGAATGAAAGTATTGAAGTAGAAAACACAGTAACAGTAATAGATTAA
- the ccoN gene encoding cytochrome-c oxidase, cbb3-type subunit I: MEMQQFYYDNKIVKNFLYATMLWGVVGMLVGLLLAFMFLFPNLTDGISWLSFGRLRPLHTNAVIFAFVGNAIFAGVYYSTQRLLKARMFSDVLSKINFWGWQLIIVGAAITLPLGFTSSKEYAELEWPFDIAIALVWVVFGANLIGTMFKRRQRHLYVAIWFYIATFVTVAVLHIFNNLELPVTALKSYSVYAGVQDALVQWWYGHNAVAFFLTTPFLGLMYYFVPKAANRPVYSYRLSIVHFWSLIFIYIWAGPHHLLYTALPEWAQSLGTTFSIMLLMPSWGGMINGLLTLRGAWDKVRVDPVLKFMVVAITGYGMATFEGPMLSLKNVNAIAHFTDWIIAHVHVGALAWNGFLTFGMIYYLVPKLFKTKLYSLGLANLHFWIGTLGIIMYALPMYVAGFTQASMWKQFNPDGTLVYGNFLETVSEIIPMYWMRAIGGTLYIIGMLILVYNIVVTIAKGSKVEDELAEAAALQRVSKKRVAGEGWHTWLERKPIKLTIYATIAILIGGLVQIVPTIMVKSNIPTISSVQPYTPLELEGRDIYIREGCVGCHSQMIRPFRSEVERYGEYSKAGEFVYDRPFLWGSKRTGPDLHRIGGKYNDNWHFNHMYDPQSTSSGSIMPAYKWLINNKLDKSNTEAKLEAMVALGVPYTEQDIANAQQQMLEQGTQIEKNLYSDPDFAKAYENSKKNAGADFVEMKNREIVALIAYLQRLGTDIKVETTEQTTAQN, translated from the coding sequence ATGGAAATGCAGCAATTTTATTACGATAACAAGATTGTTAAAAATTTTCTCTATGCTACTATGCTTTGGGGCGTAGTTGGTATGTTAGTAGGACTTCTTTTAGCGTTCATGTTTTTATTCCCAAATCTTACAGATGGGATTTCTTGGCTTAGCTTTGGTAGATTAAGACCATTGCACACTAATGCAGTAATTTTTGCATTTGTTGGAAACGCCATTTTTGCAGGAGTATATTATTCGACTCAAAGATTACTTAAAGCTAGAATGTTTAGTGATGTATTAAGTAAAATTAATTTTTGGGGTTGGCAATTAATAATTGTTGGTGCTGCTATCACATTACCGTTAGGGTTTACATCATCTAAAGAATACGCAGAACTAGAATGGCCTTTTGATATAGCAATTGCTTTAGTTTGGGTTGTTTTTGGTGCCAATTTAATTGGTACTATGTTTAAACGTAGACAAAGACATTTATACGTAGCCATTTGGTTTTATATTGCCACTTTTGTAACAGTTGCAGTACTTCATATTTTTAATAATTTAGAGTTACCAGTTACAGCATTAAAAAGTTATTCAGTTTATGCAGGTGTACAAGATGCGTTAGTACAATGGTGGTATGGTCACAATGCAGTAGCATTTTTCTTAACGACTCCATTTTTAGGATTAATGTACTATTTTGTACCTAAAGCAGCTAATAGACCAGTTTATTCTTATAGACTTTCTATAGTTCACTTTTGGTCTTTAATCTTCATTTATATTTGGGCTGGACCGCATCATTTATTATATACAGCTTTACCAGAATGGGCACAAAGTTTAGGAACAACGTTTTCTATCATGTTATTAATGCCATCTTGGGGAGGAATGATAAATGGTTTATTAACACTTCGTGGTGCATGGGATAAAGTTCGTGTAGATCCTGTTCTTAAATTTATGGTAGTTGCAATTACTGGTTACGGTATGGCAACGTTTGAAGGACCAATGCTGTCTCTTAAAAATGTAAATGCAATTGCTCACTTTACAGATTGGATTATTGCTCACGTTCACGTTGGTGCATTAGCTTGGAATGGGTTTTTAACCTTTGGTATGATTTACTACTTAGTTCCAAAATTATTTAAAACAAAATTATACTCTTTAGGATTAGCAAATTTACATTTCTGGATAGGTACTTTAGGTATTATCATGTATGCGTTACCAATGTATGTAGCTGGGTTTACTCAAGCTAGTATGTGGAAGCAGTTTAATCCAGACGGAACATTGGTTTATGGAAACTTCTTAGAAACCGTTTCAGAAATTATCCCTATGTATTGGATGCGTGCTATTGGTGGTACATTATACATTATAGGTATGCTAATCTTAGTATATAACATTGTTGTAACAATTGCTAAAGGAAGTAAAGTTGAAGACGAACTTGCAGAAGCTGCAGCATTACAAAGAGTATCTAAAAAACGTGTTGCTGGTGAAGGTTGGCATACTTGGTTAGAGCGTAAACCAATAAAATTAACCATCTATGCAACTATTGCAATCTTAATTGGAGGATTAGTACAAATTGTACCTACTATAATGGTAAAATCTAATATTCCTACAATAAGTAGTGTACAACCTTACACGCCATTAGAACTTGAAGGTAGAGATATTTATATACGTGAAGGTTGTGTTGGTTGTCACTCGCAAATGATAAGACCATTTAGAAGTGAAGTAGAACGTTATGGAGAGTATAGTAAAGCTGGTGAATTTGTTTACGACAGACCATTCCTTTGGGGAAGTAAACGTACTGGTCCAGATTTACATAGAATAGGAGGAAAGTACAACGATAATTGGCACTTTAACCATATGTACGATCCACAAAGTACATCATCAGGATCAATCATGCCAGCATACAAGTGGTTAATAAATAACAAATTAGATAAGTCTAATACCGAAGCAAAATTAGAAGCTATGGTTGCATTAGGTGTTCCTTACACAGAACAAGATATCGCCAATGCACAACAGCAAATGTTAGAACAAGGAACTCAAATAGAAAAAAATCTATACAGTGATCCTGATTTTGCCAAAGCATATGAAAATAGTAAGAAAAATGCTGGTGCAGATTTTGTCGAAATGAAAAACAGAGAAATCGTAGCGCTTATTGCTTACCTACAACGTTTAGGTACAGATATTAAAGTTGAAACAACAGAACAAACAACAGCTCAAAACTAA
- a CDS encoding glycoside hydrolase family 16 protein, giving the protein MIKQFVVIISLLTILSCEKEKESIVFFEDFDQEQLNLSNWNFELGNGCPNLCGWGNNERQVYTKENLKLQDGNLIITATKDSTGYYSSRITTKNKVEFKYGTVEVRAKLPQGHGLWPAIWMLGNDIDKIGWPACGEIDIMEYVGKTPHEIHTTLHTNESHGNSKNTNVQTIKTIEEGFHVYKVNWTKDDIKFYIDNNLVYTFSPTVKDKNTWPFDKPFYVILNLAIGGNFGGPEVDDSIFPQEFVIDYVKVFKDN; this is encoded by the coding sequence ATGATCAAACAATTTGTTGTTATAATTAGTCTATTAACAATACTTTCTTGTGAAAAGGAGAAAGAAAGTATTGTTTTTTTTGAAGATTTTGATCAAGAACAATTAAATCTTTCTAATTGGAATTTCGAATTAGGTAATGGTTGCCCAAACTTATGTGGTTGGGGAAATAACGAAAGACAAGTTTACACTAAAGAAAACCTTAAATTACAAGATGGTAATTTAATTATTACAGCAACTAAAGATAGTACGGGATATTATTCTAGCAGAATTACTACAAAAAATAAAGTAGAATTTAAATACGGTACAGTAGAAGTTAGAGCAAAATTACCGCAAGGACATGGTTTATGGCCTGCAATTTGGATGTTAGGTAATGATATAGACAAAATTGGTTGGCCAGCTTGTGGAGAAATAGATATTATGGAATATGTAGGTAAAACACCTCATGAAATTCATACAACATTACACACAAATGAAAGTCATGGTAACTCTAAAAACACTAATGTACAGACTATTAAAACTATCGAAGAAGGTTTTCATGTGTATAAAGTAAACTGGACTAAAGATGATATCAAATTTTATATTGATAATAATTTAGTCTACACATTTTCACCAACAGTTAAAGATAAAAACACTTGGCCTTTTGATAAGCCATTTTATGTGATATTAAATTTAGCTATTGGAGGTAATTTTGGTGGACCAGAAGTAGACGATTCTATTTTTCCGCAGGAATTTGTAATAGATTACGTAAAAGTTTTTAAGGATAATTAA
- a CDS encoding Crp/Fnr family transcriptional regulator produces MSKCEQCIVRQFNSLKALTKEELMRVSACKTTQIVKKGDVLFEEGDVLNGIYCIRDGVCKMTKLSENGKDQVVKLAFKGGMVGQRSLVSGEPTNLTAVAVNDMQICFVPKTEILQDLQKNPNFSLDVLKTMAADLKNADDQLVDMAQKNVKQRLADTLLYVEEKFGTDKDGFLFLTLSREDYASIVGTATESAIRILSQFKKLGLISTKGKQIKLEDKLGLQRME; encoded by the coding sequence ATGAGTAAATGTGAACAATGTATTGTTAGGCAATTTAACAGTTTAAAAGCCTTAACAAAAGAAGAATTAATGCGTGTTTCTGCTTGTAAAACAACACAAATTGTAAAAAAAGGTGATGTTTTATTTGAAGAAGGCGATGTGTTAAACGGTATTTACTGCATTAGAGATGGTGTTTGTAAAATGACTAAACTAAGTGAAAATGGTAAAGATCAAGTTGTAAAATTAGCTTTTAAAGGCGGTATGGTTGGACAACGATCTTTGGTTAGCGGCGAACCAACAAATCTAACTGCAGTAGCTGTAAATGATATGCAAATTTGCTTTGTGCCTAAAACTGAAATACTTCAAGATCTACAAAAAAACCCAAACTTTTCTTTGGATGTCTTAAAAACTATGGCTGCAGATTTAAAAAATGCAGATGACCAATTAGTAGATATGGCTCAAAAAAATGTAAAGCAACGGTTAGCTGATACGTTATTATACGTTGAAGAAAAATTTGGAACCGATAAAGATGGGTTTTTATTTTTAACATTATCTAGAGAAGATTATGCAAGTATTGTTGGTACTGCTACAGAAAGTGCCATAAGAATATTATCGCAGTTTAAAAAACTTGGTTTGATTAGTACTAAAGGCAAACAAATTAAATTAGAAGATAAATTAGGTTTGCAACGTATGGAATAA
- a CDS encoding heavy metal translocating P-type ATPase produces MDKNKCYHCGDICENTTLTIQDKMFCCNGCKTVYEILSESDLTCYYDLETSPGAAPKEIEGKYDFLSEEKIIEKLVEFDDGKTQIVTLYIPHIHCSSCIWILENLNKLNAAITHSQVNFGKKTVRVTYNLNAFNLKALVILLSTVGYEPYISLDDYKTGKENVNRSLIYKLGVAGFAFGNAMFLSFPEYFEVNEYWLEKYKHVFRWLMFIYSLPVVFYAAQDYFISAYKAIKTKVLNIDIPIALGVIVLFVRSTVEIVFDYGSGFFDSLTGLIFFLLLGRFFQQKTYSFLSFERDYKSYFPIAVTKIINNTEVPVQVYDIKKGDRLLIRNQELIPVDGILINGDAKIDYSFVTGESEAVTKQSGDKLFAGGKQTKGVIEMEAIKSVEQSYLTQLWSNDVFNKNKEEGFTNLTNAISKRFTVIVLSIAVLSTLFWLFVDSSKALNVFTAVLIIACPCAIALSAPFTFGNLLRIFGKKKFYLKNASVIEQLSHINTIIFDKTGTITSNKKSEAVYNGLPLSTEEEVLLKNTLRGSNHPLSRSLYNILQSNNIITLDSYEEYLGQGIQATHASKSIKIGSAKFVGYQSETEVLNTAVHISANNTYKGKFTFYNSYRKGLSKLFNKLKKNFDLAILSGDNEGEKDNLKKLLPSKTKLLFNQKPNDKLEYIKYHQDEGAKVLMVGDGLNDAGALAQSDVGIVISENINVFSPACDAILDATKFNQLYSFIKASKSAVKIIKWSFLLSFFYNVIGLYFAVTGQLAPVIAAILMPLSSISIVVFTTIATNILGKRLK; encoded by the coding sequence ATGGATAAAAATAAGTGTTATCATTGTGGTGATATATGTGAAAACACAACTTTGACAATTCAGGATAAAATGTTTTGTTGTAATGGTTGTAAAACAGTTTATGAAATCCTTTCAGAAAGTGATCTAACGTGTTATTATGATTTAGAAACTTCGCCAGGCGCTGCACCAAAAGAGATTGAAGGTAAGTATGATTTCCTTTCAGAAGAAAAAATTATTGAAAAACTAGTCGAGTTTGACGATGGTAAAACACAAATTGTCACGCTTTACATTCCGCACATTCACTGTAGTTCTTGTATTTGGATTTTAGAAAATTTAAATAAATTAAATGCTGCAATAACACATTCTCAGGTTAATTTTGGTAAAAAAACAGTTCGCGTAACTTACAATTTAAATGCTTTTAACTTAAAAGCATTAGTTATATTATTAAGTACTGTTGGGTACGAGCCTTACATTAGCTTAGACGATTACAAAACAGGAAAAGAAAATGTAAACAGAAGCTTAATTTATAAACTTGGAGTAGCAGGATTTGCATTTGGTAATGCAATGTTTTTGTCGTTTCCAGAATATTTTGAAGTTAATGAGTATTGGTTAGAAAAATATAAACATGTTTTTAGATGGCTAATGTTTATTTATTCGCTTCCCGTAGTATTTTATGCTGCGCAAGATTATTTTATATCTGCATATAAAGCAATAAAAACTAAGGTTTTAAATATAGATATACCAATAGCTTTAGGTGTTATTGTTTTATTTGTAAGAAGTACAGTAGAGATTGTTTTTGATTATGGCTCTGGTTTTTTTGATAGTCTAACAGGATTAATTTTCTTTTTATTGTTGGGTAGATTTTTTCAGCAAAAAACCTATTCTTTTTTGTCTTTTGAGCGTGATTACAAATCGTATTTTCCAATTGCTGTCACAAAAATTATTAATAATACAGAAGTGCCAGTTCAAGTTTATGATATTAAAAAAGGAGATAGATTATTAATAAGAAACCAAGAGTTAATTCCCGTTGACGGAATTTTAATTAACGGTGATGCAAAGATTGATTATAGTTTTGTAACAGGAGAATCTGAAGCTGTAACCAAACAGTCTGGAGATAAGTTATTTGCTGGCGGAAAACAAACTAAAGGTGTGATAGAAATGGAAGCCATAAAATCTGTCGAACAAAGCTATCTAACACAACTTTGGAGTAACGATGTTTTTAATAAAAATAAAGAAGAAGGATTTACAAACCTGACTAATGCAATTAGTAAAAGATTTACTGTCATTGTATTATCCATTGCTGTGCTGTCTACACTATTTTGGTTGTTTGTAGACAGTAGTAAAGCATTAAATGTATTTACAGCAGTATTAATTATTGCTTGTCCTTGCGCGATTGCGTTATCGGCTCCTTTTACATTTGGTAATTTGTTACGCATTTTTGGTAAGAAGAAGTTCTACTTAAAAAATGCGTCTGTAATAGAACAATTATCACATATAAATACCATAATTTTTGATAAAACAGGAACAATAACTTCAAATAAAAAAAGTGAAGCAGTTTATAATGGTTTACCGCTATCTACTGAAGAAGAAGTGTTATTAAAAAATACATTAAGAGGCTCTAATCATCCATTAAGTAGAAGTCTTTATAATATTCTACAATCAAATAATATTATCACTTTAGATAGTTATGAAGAATATTTAGGACAAGGTATACAAGCAACTCATGCATCAAAAAGTATAAAAATAGGATCTGCAAAATTTGTAGGTTATCAATCTGAAACCGAAGTATTAAATACAGCTGTTCATATAAGTGCAAATAACACTTACAAAGGAAAATTTACATTTTACAATAGCTATCGTAAAGGCTTATCCAAACTGTTTAATAAGCTAAAAAAGAATTTCGATTTAGCCATTCTTTCTGGAGATAATGAAGGTGAAAAAGACAATTTAAAAAAACTATTACCATCTAAAACTAAATTACTCTTTAATCAAAAACCAAACGACAAGTTAGAATACATAAAATATCATCAAGATGAAGGCGCAAAAGTCTTGATGGTTGGAGATGGATTAAATGATGCTGGCGCTTTAGCACAAAGTGATGTAGGTATAGTTATATCAGAAAATATTAATGTGTTTTCACCTGCTTGCGATGCGATTTTGGATGCAACCAAATTTAATCAGTTGTATAGTTTTATAAAAGCATCTAAAAGTGCAGTAAAAATTATAAAATGGAGTTTTTTACTTTCATTTTTCTATAATGTTATAGGCTTATATTTTGCGGTTACAGGACAGTTAGCACCAGTAATAGCAGCTATTTTAATGCCATTAAGTTCTATTTCAATAGTTGTATTTACGACCATCGCAACAAATATTTTAGGCAAGCGCCTAAAATAA
- a CDS encoding CcoQ/FixQ family Cbb3-type cytochrome c oxidase assembly chaperone produces MLKFVKNHLETIAGVEIYPIISLLIFFGFFVVLFWWVFTAKKDYISKVSNIPLDTDNQNQFKL; encoded by the coding sequence ATGTTAAAATTTGTAAAAAATCATTTAGAAACTATTGCAGGTGTAGAAATATACCCAATAATTTCACTTCTTATATTCTTTGGATTTTTTGTAGTGCTTTTTTGGTGGGTTTTTACCGCCAAAAAAGACTACATCTCTAAAGTAAGCAACATACCGTTAGATACAGACAACCAAAACCAATTTAAGTTATGA
- the bglX gene encoding beta-glucosidase BglX → MNSIKYYLLFLSAILFIGCNSNKETSLSLDEIKTSKSLSIDQKVEALLSKMTLEEKVGQMNQYNGFWDVTGPAPTEGEAEKKYEHLRKGYVGSMINVKGVKDVMAVQKIAVEETRLGIPLIIGFDLIHGYKTVSPIPLAEAASWDLEAIEHSAKIAAAEAAASGINWTFAPMVDISRDARWGRVMEGAGEDPFLGAKIGVARVNGFQGKDLSDPNTIAACAKHFAGYGFAESGKDYNTVDVGTSTLHNVILPPFKAVSDAGIKTFMNSFNELNGIPATGNSFFQRDILKNEWDFDGFIVSDWGSVAEMIPHGYAKDGKEAAKLAVNSGSDMDMESYLYVAHLVNLVNEGAVKESDIDDAVKRILKVKFELGLFDDPYKYCNQQREKVVIGSKEANDAVLDMAKKSIVLLKNENNLLPLKKEGQKIAVIGALASDKSSPLGNWRLAADQNTAVSLLEGLEQYPNNTITFSKGADLVLEEASFPMEVKINTSDTSGFAQAINVAKSADVVILALGEHGMQSGEGRSRANLDLPGVQQQLLEAVYKVNKNIVLVLQTGRPLAIEWADNHIPAIINAWHLGTQSGNAIAQVLYGDYNPSGKLPMTFPRNVNQVPIYYNYKNTGRPNLPGPNLVFWSHYTDQTNLPLYPFGYGLSYTNFDYKNLVVDNTYAIDQTVKVTLQVTNTGQVKGKEVVQLYLRDLFASVIRPVRELKGFELVELEPNQTKTITFTLSNDQLGFYDNNGKFKVENGDFEVFVGGSSLANLSKAFKL, encoded by the coding sequence ATGAATTCTATTAAATATTACTTATTATTTTTATCAGCTATTCTCTTTATTGGTTGTAATTCTAATAAAGAGACTAGTTTGAGTTTAGATGAAATAAAAACATCTAAATCCTTAAGCATAGACCAAAAAGTTGAAGCTTTACTTTCTAAAATGACTTTAGAAGAAAAAGTAGGGCAAATGAATCAATATAACGGATTTTGGGATGTAACTGGTCCTGCTCCAACTGAAGGCGAAGCAGAAAAAAAATACGAGCATTTAAGAAAAGGCTATGTTGGTTCTATGATTAATGTTAAAGGAGTAAAAGATGTTATGGCTGTTCAAAAAATAGCTGTAGAAGAAACTCGTCTAGGTATTCCTTTAATTATAGGATTTGATTTAATTCATGGTTACAAAACTGTAAGTCCTATTCCTTTGGCAGAAGCTGCAAGTTGGGATTTAGAAGCTATCGAGCATTCTGCTAAAATTGCTGCTGCAGAAGCTGCTGCATCTGGGATTAATTGGACGTTTGCTCCAATGGTAGATATTTCTAGAGATGCAAGATGGGGAAGAGTTATGGAAGGTGCAGGAGAAGATCCTTTTTTAGGCGCAAAAATAGGAGTAGCAAGAGTTAATGGTTTTCAAGGTAAAGATTTATCAGATCCTAATACAATTGCGGCTTGTGCAAAACATTTTGCAGGTTATGGATTTGCAGAATCTGGTAAAGATTACAATACTGTAGATGTTGGTACTTCTACATTGCATAATGTAATATTACCACCTTTCAAGGCTGTTTCAGACGCAGGCATAAAAACTTTTATGAATTCGTTTAATGAGTTAAACGGTATTCCAGCGACAGGAAATTCTTTCTTTCAAAGAGATATTTTAAAAAACGAATGGGATTTTGATGGGTTTATAGTTTCAGATTGGGGCTCGGTTGCCGAGATGATTCCTCATGGATATGCCAAAGACGGTAAAGAAGCTGCTAAATTAGCTGTAAATTCTGGTTCTGATATGGATATGGAATCCTATTTGTACGTAGCACATTTAGTTAATCTTGTAAATGAAGGCGCTGTAAAAGAATCTGATATTGACGATGCTGTAAAGCGTATTTTAAAAGTGAAATTTGAATTAGGATTGTTTGACGATCCTTATAAATATTGTAACCAGCAAAGAGAAAAAGTTGTAATTGGTAGTAAAGAGGCTAATGATGCTGTATTAGATATGGCAAAAAAATCTATAGTATTACTAAAAAATGAAAACAACCTTTTACCATTAAAAAAAGAAGGTCAAAAAATAGCTGTTATTGGTGCGTTAGCTTCAGATAAAAGTAGTCCTTTAGGTAATTGGAGGTTAGCTGCAGATCAAAACACAGCAGTATCTTTATTAGAAGGGTTAGAACAATATCCTAACAATACAATTACTTTTTCTAAAGGAGCAGATCTTGTATTAGAAGAAGCTTCTTTTCCTATGGAAGTTAAAATTAATACATCAGATACCTCTGGTTTTGCGCAAGCTATTAATGTAGCAAAATCTGCCGATGTAGTAATTTTAGCTTTAGGAGAACACGGTATGCAGTCTGGCGAAGGTAGAAGTAGAGCTAACCTAGATTTACCAGGTGTACAACAACAATTATTAGAAGCTGTTTATAAGGTAAATAAAAATATTGTACTTGTGTTGCAAACAGGAAGACCATTGGCTATAGAATGGGCAGATAATCATATACCAGCAATTATTAATGCTTGGCATCTTGGTACGCAAAGTGGTAATGCAATTGCTCAAGTTTTATATGGGGATTATAATCCTAGTGGTAAATTACCAATGACGTTTCCAAGAAATGTAAATCAAGTACCAATTTACTATAACTACAAAAATACAGGACGACCAAATTTACCTGGACCAAATTTAGTCTTCTGGTCTCATTATACAGATCAAACTAATTTACCATTATACCCTTTTGGATATGGATTAAGCTACACTAATTTTGATTATAAAAATTTAGTCGTAGATAATACGTATGCAATAGACCAAACAGTAAAGGTTACTTTACAAGTCACTAATACTGGTCAAGTAAAAGGAAAAGAAGTCGTACAACTTTATCTTAGAGATTTATTTGCATCTGTAATAAGACCTGTAAGAGAATTAAAAGGTTTTGAATTAGTAGAATTAGAGCCTAATCAGACTAAAACTATCACATTTACACTTAGTAATGATCAATTAGGATTTTACGATAATAACGGAAAATTTAAAGTTGAAAATGGCGATTTTGAAGTGTTTGTTGGAGGAAGTTCTTTAGCTAATTTATCTAAAGCATTTAAACTATGA
- the ccoS gene encoding cbb3-type cytochrome oxidase assembly protein CcoS yields the protein MSVIYVLLIVSIVIAIIFFTVFIIAVKNGQFDDGYTPSVRILFEDEIVKTNQKLTKKNKD from the coding sequence ATGAGTGTTATATATGTTTTATTAATAGTAAGTATAGTAATAGCTATAATCTTTTTTACAGTATTTATTATAGCAGTAAAAAACGGACAATTTGATGATGGTTATACACCATCTGTAAGAATTCTTTTTGAAGACGAAATTGTAAAAACTAATCAAAAATTAACTAAAAAAAATAAAGACTAA